The following proteins come from a genomic window of Nicotiana tomentosiformis chromosome 12, ASM39032v3, whole genome shotgun sequence:
- the LOC104100946 gene encoding pentatricopeptide repeat-containing protein At5g27110-like: MFNHARISRIASSHLLLTTIKSLQTLTTQSSPKFSFSILQSQQCTQQKNPQDFLSLCSTTKSLFQTQQAHAISITHGLLPISISISAALILRYAAFSSDPRIIWTLFDQSLPFSRSAFLYNTLIRAQVIMGVADYSGFEIYNGMLRSGVKPDDHTFPFVIKLCSDFMEVKKGLEVHGLVVKSGFDYDVFVNNTLMLFYGNFGDLVGARKVFEEMPERDLISWNSIIRVFSDNGCYFEAIGMFRKMGLWSEFKPNEVSVMSVLPVCAVLEDGMVVSEIHCYVIKVGLDCQVTVGNAFVDAYGKCLNVESSRRVFDEMVERNEVSWNTMIGTFAHNVFNNHALESFRFMINEGWKVNSTTVSSLLPVLVELGEFSRGREVHGFCLRTGLECDVFVANALIDMYAKSGRSAQASAIFHKMGIRNVVSWNTMVANFAQNKLELEAIGLFAEMQSCGETPTSVTLTNVLPACARIGCLRSGKEIHASSVRNGSVTDLFVSNAITDMYAKCGCLNLAQNVFDMSLRDEVSYNILIVGYSQTSYCSKSLVLFSEMVTTGLKHDTVSFVGVLSACATISAIKQGKEIHSFAVRRLFHEHLFVSNSLLDFYTKCGRIDLSQKIFDRIENRDVASWNTMILGYGMLGDLHTAVFMFEAMREDGVEHDSVSYIAVLSACSHGGLVDRGKKYFNDMLAHNIEPSQMHYACMVDLLGRSGLMEEAINRITGLPYKPDANIWAALLGACRLHGNVDLGSWAAEHLLELQPEHPGYYALLSNMYAEAGRWGEADRIRELMKLRGVKKNPGCSWVQIQDKVHAFIVGQRLERLDPCLSLESVG, encoded by the coding sequence ATGTTCAACCATGCTCGCATTTCTCGTATAGCTTCTTCCCATCTTCTTCTCACCACAATAAAATCTCTACAAACTCTCACTACTCAATCATCACCCAaattttcattctccattttaCAATCACAACAATGCACTCAACAAAAAAACCCACAAGATTTTCTCTCCTTATGTTCCACTACAAAATCTCTCTTTCAAACCCAACAAGCCCACGCCATATCCATTACTCATGGCCTTCTCCCTATCAGCATTTCAATCTCCGCCGCACTCATTCTCCGTTATGCCGCCTTTTCATCAGACCCAAGAATCATATGGACACTGTTCGATCAAAGTCTTCCTTTTTCGCGTTCTGCGTTTCTTTATAATACGCTTATTCGAGCTCAAGTGATTATGGGTGTAGCGGATTATAGTGGGTTTGAGATTTATAATGGGATGTTGAGAAGTGGCGTAAAGCCGGATGATCATACTTTTCCTTTTGTGATTAAGCTTTGTTCGGATTTTATGGAGGTTAAAAAAGGGTTGGAAGTTCATGGATTGGTGGTGAAATCTGGTTTTGATTATGATGTGTTTGTGAATAATACGCTGATGTTGTTTTATGGGAATTTTGGTGATTTGGTGGGTGCGCGAAAAGTGTTTGAAGAAATGCCTGAAAGGGATTTGATTTCGTGGAACAGTATTATTCGGGTGTTTTCGGATAATGGGTGTTATTTTGAAGCTATTGGGATGTTTAGAAAGATGGGTTTGTGGTCCGAGTTTAAGCCGAATGAGGTAAGCGTTATGAGTGTATTGCCTGTTTGTGCAGTGTTGGAAGATGGGATGGTTGTTAGTGAGATTCATTGTTATGTGATTAAAGTAGGTTTAGATTGTCAAGTGACTGTTGGGAATGCGTTTGTTGATGCATATGGGAAGTGCTTAAATGTTGAGTCGTCAAGACGAGTTTTTGATGAGATGGTTGAAAGGAATGAGGTTTCTTGGAATACAATGATTGGTACTTTTGCTCATAATGTGTTTAATAACCATGCATTGGAAAGTTTCAGGTTTATGATTAATGAAGGTTGGAAAGTAAATTCGACTACAGTTTCAAGTTTGCTACCTGTCTTGGTTGAACTTGGCGAATTTAGTAGGGGAAGAGAAGTTCATGGCTTTTGTCTAAGGACAGGTTTAGAGTGTGATGTCTTTGTTGCGAATGCCTTGATTGATATGTATGCAAAATCGGGGCGTTCAGCTCAAGCATCTGCCATTTTCCACAAAATGGGTATTAGAAATGTTGTGTCGTGGAATACAATGGTAGCAAATTTTGCTCAAAATAAGCTTGAGTTAGAGGCTATAGGACTTTTCGCGGAAATGCAATCTTGTGGTGAAACTCCAACATCTGTCACGCTGACAAATGTTCTTCCTGCATGTGCACGAATTGGTTGTCTTCGTTCAGGAAAGGAGATACATGCCAGTTCAGTAAGAAACGGGTCTGTCACTGATCTCTTCGTCTCAAATGCTATAACCGATATGTATGCAAAATGTGGTTGCCTTAATCTGGCCCAAAATGTGTTTGACATGTCTCTTAGAGATGAGGTATCTTACAATATACTCATTGTTGGTTATTCACAGACAAGTTATTGCTCCAAGTCTCTTGTACTGTTCTCTGAAATGGTGACGACAGGGTTGAAGCATGACACTGTTTCCTTTGTTGGAGTTCTCTCAGCATGTGCAACTATTTCCGCGATTAAACAAGGAAAGGAAATTCATTCATTTGCAGTGAGAAGATTGTTTCATGAACATCTCTTCGTTTCAAATTCTCTTTTGGATTTTTATACCAAATGTGGACGGATTGATCTTTCCCAGAAGATATTTGACAGGATTGAGAACAGGGATGTAGCATCATGGAATACTATGATTTTAGGGTATGGGATGCTTGGCGATTTACATACTGCAGTTTTTATGTTTGAAGCCATGCGAGAGGATGGTGTTGAACACGATTCAGTCTCCTATATTGCAGTTCTATCAGCATGTAGTCACGGAGGACTAGTTGATAGGGGGAAGAAATACTTTAATGACATGCTTGCTCATAACATTGAACCATCACAGATGCACTATGCTTGCATGGTTGATCTTCTTGGTCGTTCAGGGCTTATGGAGGAGGCCATTAACCGTATTACTGGTCTACCATATAAACCAGATGCCAATATTTGGGCTGCGCTCCTTGGAGCATGCCGACTCCACGGAAATGTGGACTTGGGTTCTTGGGCAGCTGAGCACTTACTTGAGCTGCAGCCAGAGCATCCTGGGTACTATGCTCTGCTCTCAAATATGTATGCTGAAGCAGGCCGGTGGGGTGAAGCTGATAGGATCAGAGAATTGATGAAGTTGAGGGGTGTGAAGAAAAACCCTGGATGCAGTTGGGTTCAAATTCAAGACAAAGTGCATGCTTTTATTGTTGGACAAAGACTGGAAAGACTGGATCCGTGTTTGTCGCTTGAAAGCGTTGGTTGA
- the LOC104100944 gene encoding DAR GTPase 2, mitochondrial: MTLTASLVQKIGNAIKEVARNKGSTWWYTPHMAAASRAIAERIPLVDLVLEVRDARIPLSSKCELIKNLSPSSRRIIILNKTDLANHIQLKEWLKYFEQQKCLVFGVNSHNKDKIKELLNFLRARVRELPKTGHGGQTITLMLVGIPNVGKSALANSLHQIGRISAAEKGRLKHAIVSPDPGETKNISGLKIASHPSIYVLDTPGVFPTEILNAEVCSNLALTGAIRDCLVGEVELAEYFLSIFNLSDEYKKWAKLSLSGADDSSELERRQKRQYLTDHTQDFIVNKVRRMLFEVVSSFNCNLEDEEIMLQLIKAEFAVLRDAFNLPPDSDDYVRKVAAKLLNLYRTGRLGHYTLDLVPSK; encoded by the exons ATGACGTTAACGGCTAGTTTAGTTCAAAAGATAGGTAATGCAATTAAGGAAGTGGCCAGGAATAAAGGCTCAACATGGTGGTACACACCTCACATGGCTGCAGCATCTCGTGCCATAGCCGAACGAATCCCATTGGTTGATCTTGTCCTTGAAGTCAGAGATGCGCGG ATTCCTTTATCATCAAAATGTGAGCTAATTAAGAATTTGTCACCTTCCTCGAGGCGCATTATAATTCTGAACAAGACAGATTTAGCAAATCACATTCAACTAAAG GAATGGCTGAAATACTTTGAGCAACAAAAGTGTCTTGTATTTGGAGTCAATTCccataataaagataaaatcaaagag TTACTGAACTTTCTGCGAGCTAGAGTTCGAGAATTACCAAAGACTGGTCATGGTGGTCAGACAATAACATTAATGCTAGTTGGCATTCCTAATGTTGGGAAGTCTGCCCTTGCCAACTCATTGCATCAAATTGGAAGGATCAGTGCAGCGG AGAAAGGAAGATTAAAGCATGCCATAGTGAGTCCTGATCCCGGAGAAACAAAAAATATTAGTGGCTTGAAG ATCGCCAGCCATCCTAGTATTTATGTGTTAGACACCCCTGGTGTTTTCCCGACTGAGATTCTCAATGCAGAGGTGTGCTCTAATCTAGCTTTAACAG GTGCAATCAGAGATTGCTTGGTTGGGGAAGTGGAGCTTGCAGAATATTTTCTATCCATCTTTAACTTGAGCGATGAATACAAAAAATGGGCCAAGTTGTCATTATCAGGTGCTGATGATAGTTCTGAGTTAGAGAGAAGACAGAAGCGGCAATATTTAACAGATCACACGCAG GATTTCATTGTGAACAAAGTCCGAAGAATGCTCTTCGAAGTAGTTTCATCTTTCAATTGCAATCTAGAGGATGAGGAGATCATGCTGCAGCTTATCAAAGCAGAATTTGCTGTCCTTCGCGATGCTTTTAATTTACCTCCTGATTCGGATGATTATGTTCGTAAAGTGGCTGCTAAATTGCTTAATCTGTATCGTACTGGAAGGCTTGGTCATTATACTCTAGACCTTGTTCCAAGTAAATAA